Genomic segment of Xanthobacter dioxanivorans:
GGTCCAGGTGATGTTCGTCGACAAGACGACCCTCAACATCGGGCCCAACTCCAACCTGCTGATCGACGAGTTCGTCTACGACCCCAACGCCAAGACCGGCTCCATGGCGATCTCGCTGACCAAGGGCGCGGTGCGGTTCGTGGGTGGCAATGCGAGCCATACGGGCGGGGCGCAGGTGAAGACGCCCGTCGCCACCATCGGCATCCGCGGCGGGGTGGCGGCCATCCGCCATCGCGACGGGGTCACCCAGGCGATCCTGCAGTTCGGCACGCTCACCATCGTCGGCCCGTCCGGAGAGACGGTGGTGGTGCGCCGCCCCGGCTTCATGGTCACGGTGGGCCGCTCGGGCATTGCCGGGCCGACACGCGTGCCGCAGGGCGAGATCGACACCATCATCGCCGAGACGCGCAGCCGCGGTAGCCAGACCGGCGGCCGGCCGGAGCCGACGCCGGACGTGACCACCGTCGACAAGGGGGCGAGCCACCCCTGCTCCGCGCCGGTGCAGGGCCAGACCACGCTGGATCTCTCCGCCGCCACCTGCCGCTATGTGAACACCCAGCTGCAGGGCGAGGCGGACACCATCGTCAAGGACGCGGTCCAGCAGAACCAGGGCAACGTGGCCATCCCGGTCGCTCCGCCGCCTTACGGCTATGGCGGCGGCTACGGTGGTGGGTATGGCGGCTTCCCCGGCGGCGGTCCGGGGGGCTACGGGGGCGGCTTGGGGGGCGGACTGAGCCTGCCCGGCCTGCCCGGTTTTCCGGGCCTGCCCGGCGGCCTTCCGGGAACGGGCGGTCCCGGCGGCTACTGATCCGCGCGCGGGATGCCGGACGCGCCGGCTACAGCAATGCGAGGCAGCGGCAGGTCAATGCGTCAAGCGGGTCGGTGACGACCATCGCGCGATGCATGCGGCCCGCCGCAGCCGCGATCAGCAGGGCGTCTTCATCGAACAGCATGGCGCGGATCTGTGCCGCCTCCACCTGCGCGGCGGGATCGAACAGGGGCACGTTGCGGCTCAAACCCGCAGCGGCGAGGGCTTCCCCGTTCAGATAGTGCTCCACATGCACGCTGAGGGTGAATTGCGGCACGCCGGCCAGCAGAGCCTCGGTGGCGACGCCCGCGCTGCCCTGATGCAGGATCAGCCGGCTGCGGGCGAGCACCTCCGCCATGGGAGCGGGATGCTCATGCACGCGGACACCGGCCGCGCGCAGCCGTTCGGTGACGGCGGGCGCCGCGCCGGGAATGTGGATCTCCAGCGCCCGCCCGAGCGCGAGCAGCGCCCGCGCCACGTCCGGGCGGGTCGCCACGTCGGTGTGGAGATAGGCGAAGATCCCCCGGGCGTCGGGCCGCATTTCGCCGATGGGCGCCGAGAGCACCGGCCCCTCCGCCTGCCGGTCCCTCAGGTCCGCATAGGGATCGATGAGCGGGAAGGTCCGGACGAACACGTCGTCTCCCGCGAACAGGGCGCCGATACCGGCTAGCGGCGCGATCCCTTCGGCGGCGAATGCGGCATTGATGGCGTCGCGCACGTCGGCATCGCGATGCAGCGGGGGCGCGAAGGCGTGGAGCACCGGCATGTCGACCAGATGCGCCGGCGGCAGGCAATAGGCGGTCCCCGCCTGCATCACCGCGCAGCGTCCAAGCGCAGCCGGCGCGGCGAGGGGAGCATAGTCGCACACCAGGAGGTCCGGCTGTTCCGCATCGAGAATGGCGCGCCACCCCCTCAGAACGGTTCCGACGCTTTGCGGATCGCGCAGGCCGGCGCGGGCCAGGGTGTCGGTCAGGGTAGCGGAAGCGGGAAAGGCGTCGTCGGGGCGCGGGGCGGGAGCGGGCCAGGGTGGCGCCTGCATCAGCCGGATGCCGGCGTCTGCCAGCGGGCGTGACAGTTCCGGATAGCGGACCGCCGCTGCCACTTCCGCGCCGGCCTCCGCCAGTCGCCGGCCGAGGCGCGCGAGCTGCGTCGTGTGGCCGAATCCAGCTCCCTGTTCCCACGCCAGCAGCACGCGCTTGGCCCGCATCACCCAGGACTCCCTTGGACAGCAGCGATGGATTGCCCTCAGATGTTTCGCATGGCGGAGCCCGGAAGGCTTGTCCAGCCGAACCGGTGGCTTGGCCTGAAACTGCCTTTTCTGAAGGCAATTAGACTAATAATCAGGCATATCCCGCGCGGTGCGGAGGGCAGGCGGACGGGGGCTGGCAGGGGCGAACCGTGTGTCATGTGAGACGGCCTTGGCATGCGGGTTGCACCGGGAGGTGCGGGAACACGCCGAACCGGGATCACCGGAGGAGCTTTTCATGAAGCCGATGCGTTATGCCTTCGCCGCCGCGCTCGCCGTCCTCGCGGCGTGGCCGGCGGCGGCCGAGACGGACGTGAAGTTCGCCCTCGACTGGAAGTTCGAGGGGCCGTCTGCGCCTTATTTCGTGGCGCTGGACAAGGGCTACTACAAGCAGGAGGGCCTTAACGTCACCATCGATTCCGGCCCCGGCTCGGTCGCCGGCATCGCCCGGGTCGCGGCGGGCACCTATCCCATCGGCTTCTTCGACATCAACTCGCTGATGAAGTTCCGCGACCAGAACCCGGACAAGCCGGTGAAGGCCGTGCTCATGGTCTATGACGAGCCGCCCTTCTCCATCGTCACGCTGAAGAAGACCGGCATCACCAAGCCGAAGGACCTGGAAGGCAAGACGCTGGGCGCGCCTGCGCCCGACGGCGCCTTCGCCCAGTGGAAGGCCTTCGTGAAGGAGAACGCCATCGACGCCGACAAGGTGAAGGTCGAGAACGTGGGCTTCCCGGTGCGCGAGCCCATGCTGGCGGCGGGGCAGGTGGATGCCATCACCGGCTTCTCCTTTTCCTCCTATTTCAACCTGCGCCAGAAAGGCGTGCCGGCGGACGACATCGTCGTGATGCTCATGTCCGACCACGGGCTCGACCTCTACGGCAACGCCATCATGGTCAATCCGGATTACGCCAAGGCCCATCCCGACGTGGTGAAGGGCTTCGTAAAGGCGACCATCAAGGGCATCATCGACACCGCCAAGGACCCCAAGGCGGCCATCAAGTCGGTGATGAAGCGCAACGAGACGGCGGACGAGGCCATCGAGCTCGCGCGGCTGGAGATGGCTCTGCGCGACAACATCGTCACCGACTGGGTGAAGGCCAACGGCATCGGCGACGTGGATGCGGCGCGGCTTGCCAAGTCCATCGACCAGGTGGCCATCACCTACGACTTCAAGGCCAAGCCCACGGCTGCGGACATCTTCACCAGCGAGTTCCTGCCGCCGGTGGCCGACCGGAAGATGTGAACCTTTCGATCTCCCCTCTCCCCTTGCGGGAGAGGGGCTGGGGGTGCGGGGCTTGGCGCGGCTTTTCCAAACGCTGGAACGAAGGGCGCCATACCCCTCACGCCGACCCTCTCCCGCAAGGGGAGAGGGAGTTCATCCGATCCTGGCCCACCGAAAGGCCTCCCCGTGATCGTCCTCGACAACGTGACCCTGACCTATCCCGGACGCACCGGACCCGTGACGGCGCTGGCCGGCACCACGCTGAATGTGCGCAAGGGCGAGTTCGCCGCCGTGGTGGGGCCGTCCGGCTGTGGCAAGTCCACCCTCATGAAGCTGGTGACGGGGCTCATCCGCCCGACCGCCGGCACCGTCCGCGTGGATGGCAAGCCGGTCACCGGCCCGGTGAAGATGGCCGGCATGGCCTTCCAGAACGCCAATCTCCTGCCCTGGCGCACCGTGCTCGCCAACGTGATGCTGCCCCTGGAGATCGTGCCGCCCTACCGGCAGCGCTTCTCGCGCGACAAGGCGGCGTTCCAGGACAAGGCCATGGCGCTGCTCGACGTGGTCGGCCTCGGCGCCTTCGCCGATCGCTTTCCGTGGGAGATGTCCGGCGGCATGCAGCAGCGCGCCTCCCTGTGCCGCTCGCTCATCCACGAGCCGGCGCTGCTCATGCTGGACGAGCCCTTCGCCGCGCTCGACGCCTTCACCCGCGAGGAATTGTGGTGCGTGCTGCGCGACCTGTGGCAGAAGCTCGGCTTCACCGTGGTCCTGGTGACCCATGATCTGCGTGAGGCCGGCTTCCTCGCCGACACCATCCATGTGATGAGCGCGCGCCCAGGCCATATCGTCGAGAGCCGCACCGTGGACTTCCCCCGGCCCCGCGACCTTGATGTCTGCTACACGCCGGATTTCACCCAACTGGTGCACGAGCTGCGCGGCAAGATCGCCGAAGTCCGGCAGGCGGCATGAGGCGAACATGAAAGTCTCCGCCGAGGATATCGCCCCCGTCGCCTTCACCGTCGGCCTGTTCGTGATCTGGGAGGCGGCCTGCCGGCTGTTCCGGATCGACAGCTTCATCCTGCCGGCGCCCACGGAAATTTTCGCCGCCATGGTCAAATACTGGTGGCCGCTGCTGAAGAACTCCTTCGTCACCCTGTGGACCACCATGGCAGGCTTTGCCATCGCGGTGGTGTTCGGCATCGCGCTCGGCATCGTGGTGGGCTGGTCGCGCACCATCTACCGCGGGCTCTATCCGGTGATGATCGGCTTCAATTCGGTGCCCAAGGTCGCGGTGGTGCCGATCCTCATCATGTGGTTCGGCATCGGCGAGATCCCGGCTATCCTCACCGCCTTCCTCATCTCCTTCTTTCCGATCGTGGTGAACGTGGCCACCGGCCTTGCCACCACCGAGCCGGAGCTGGAGGACGTGCTGCGGGCGCTCGGTGCCTCCAAGCTCGACATCATGCGCAAGGTGGGAATCCCGCGCACGGGGCCCTATCTTTTCGGGGCGCTGAAGGTGGGCATCACCCTCGCCTTCGTCGGGGCGGTGGTGTCGGAGACCATCGGCGCCAATGCGGGCGTGGGCCATCTCATGGTGCAGGCGGGGTCCAACTTCCAGATGCCGCTGGTGTTCGCCGGCCTGCTGGCGCTCGCGATCGAGGGCATCCTCATGTACGCCGTCTTCGCCGCCTTCGAGCGGCGCATGGTCGCCTGGGCCTTTCGCTCCACCAACAGCGCGGGGGGCTGACGGCGTGGCCGTCGCCTTCGTGCTGAACGGGGAGACGGTGCGGGAGGAGGGCGTCGCCCCCTCCACGACGGTGCTCGACTATCTGCGCGTCCGCCGTCACCTCACCGGCACCAAGGAAGGCTGCGCCGAAGGCGACTGCGGCGCCTGCACCATTGCCATCGGCCGGGTGGAGAAAGGCGGCGTGCGCTGGCAGGCGGTCAATTCCTGCCTGATGCTCCTGTCCCAGCTCGACGGCGCGCTGGTTAAGACGGTGGAAGGGCTGGCGCGGGGCGATGCGCTCCATCCGGTCCAGCGCGCGCTGGCCGAGAGCGACGGCACCCAGTGCGGCTTCTGCACGCCGGGCATCGTCATGTCGCTCTACGTGCTCCAGCAGGACGCGGCGGCGCGCGACGGCATCCTGGATCCTGAGATCCACGAGGCGCTGGCAGGCAATCTCTGCCGCTGCACCGGCTATCGCCCCATCGTGGATGCCGCCCGTGCCCTGTGCGCCGAGCCGGCACCGTCCGAGCCGCCGGTGCCTGCACCGCCACGCAGCGCGCGCATCGTGGCGGGCGACGAGCAGCACCTGTTCCCGGAGACGCTTTCGGAGCTGGTGGCCCTGCGCTCGGCCTATCCCGATGCCGTGCTCATCGCCGGCGCCACCGACCTCGGCCTGATCCCGGCGAAGCAGCGGCGCGGCTTTCCTTTGGCGATCTCCACCAGCCGCGTGCCCGAGCTGAAGCACATGGCGGAGAAAGATGGTGCCCTCGTCCTCGGCGCGGCCGTGACCTATGCGGAGGGGCTCGCGCCGGTGGAAGCGGTCTTCCCGGCGTTCGGCGGCCTCATCCGCCGCATCGGCTCGCGGCAGATCCGGGCCATGGGCACCTTCGGTGGCAATCTGGGCACCGCCTCTCCGGTGGGCGACACGCTGCCGGTGCTGCTGGCACTGGATGCCGAGGTGGAGCTCGCCGGGGCGGCCGGCCTGCGCCGCATGAAGGTGGATGATTTCCTCACTGGCTATCGCGCGACTGCACTGCGGCCGGACGAGGTGATCGCGGCGCTGCGCCTGCCGCGCCTGCCTGCGGACGAGCAATTGTTCGCCTGGAAGCTCTCGAAGCGCTTCGACCAGGACATTTCCACCCTGCTGGCCGCATTCCGCGTGCGGATCGAGAGCGGAAGGCTCGTCTCCCTCGTCGCCGCCTTCGGTGGCATGGCGGCACGGGCGAAGCGGGCACGGGCGCTGGAGGAGGCGCTCGTCGGCCAGCCGTGGGTGGCGGTTCCCGGGGGAATCGAAGCGGCGCTGGACGTGGATTTCGCGCCGCTCTCCGACCATCGCGCCAGCGCCGCCTATCGCCGGGCGGCGGCCGCCAATCTCGTGCGGCGGCTGCATCTCGCCACCACGCGGGCGGATCTGCCGCTGGAGCTGGAGGCGCTATGACCCGCGCCGTTCATGTGCCGGCCCGGCATGAAAGCGCCAATGCGCACGTGAGCGGCCGCGCCATCTATCTCGACGACATGCCGGAGCCGCCCGGCCTGCTGCATGCGGCGCTGGTCCTCAGCCCGCATGCCCACGCCCGCATCGTCGCCATCGATCTTTCGGCCGCCCGTGCCCTGCCGGGCGTGGTGGCGGTGGCGGCGGCCGATGTGCCGGGCATCAACGACATCGCCCCCATTCGCGCCGGCGAGCCGGCGCTGGCCGAGGGCGAGGCGGAATATGTGGGCCATCCGGTGGCCGCCGTGGCGGCGCCGACGCTGGATGCCGCCCGCGCCGCCGCCGCTCTGGTAAAGGTGGAATACGCGCCGCTCCCGGCTCTCCTGGATCTCGACGCGGCGCTCGCCGCCGATGCCCGGGTGGGCCCGGACCAGATGGTTGCGCGCGGCGACATCGCCGCAGCCCTTGGTGCGGCACCCCGCCGCGTTACCGGCGAGGTGCGCTGCGGCGGGCAGGACCACTTCTATCTGGAAGGCCAGATCGCCATCGCCATTCCGGGGGAGGACCGCGACATGCAGGTCTTTTCCTCCACCCAGCACCCTACCGAAGCCCAGCATGGCGTCGCCCACGTGCTGGGGCTGCCGTTCGCCGCCGTCACCGTGGAGGTGCGGCGCATGGGCGGGGCGTTCGGCGGCAAGGAGAGCCAGGCCACCATCATCGCCGCCATCGCGGCGCTGCTCGCCCACCATGCCGGCAAGCCGGTGAAGCTGCGCCTCCCGCGCGACGTGGACATGGAGGCCACCGGAAAGCGCCACCCCTTCCGCATCCGCTGGGACGTGGGGTTCGACGGCGAGGGCCGCATCGCCGGCCTCGACCTGGAGCTGGCGGCGGATTGCGGCAATGTGGCCGACCTCTCCCCCGCCGTGGTCTCCCGCGCCCTGTGCCACGCGGACAATTGCTATTTCATCCCGGCGGCGCGCTATCGCGGGGTGCTGGCGAAGACCCACACCGTCTCCAACACGGCCTTCCGGGGCTTTGGCGCGCCGCAGGGCATGCTCGCCATCGAGGCGGTGATGGAATCGGTGGCCCGCGCGCTCGGCCGTCCCATCGAGGAGGTCCGCGCGGCGAACTATTACGGCGAGGCGCCGCGCAACGTGACCCCCTACGGGCAGGAGGTGGAGGACAACATCATCCCCGATGTGGTCGCCCATCTCGACGCGGTTTCGGACATGGACGAATGGCGGCGCCAGGTTGCCGCCTTCAACGCCGCGAGCCCGGTGATCCGCAAGGGCCTTGCCACCATGCCCATCAAGTTCGGCGTTTCCTTCAACCTCACGACCCTGAACCAGGCCGGGGCGCTCGTGCATGTCTACACGGATGGCTCGGTGCACCTGAACCACGGGGGCACGGAGATGGGGCAGGGGCTGTTCGTGAAAGTGGCGCAGGTGGTGGCGGATACCTTCGGTATTCCCCTCGGCCATGTGCGCGTCTCCGCCACCAACACGGCCAAGGTGCCCAACACCTCGCCGACGGCGGCCTCCTCCGGCTCGGACCTCAACGGCATGGCGGCGCTGGTTGCGGCGAAGGAGATCCGGGGCCGCATGGCAGGCGTCGTGGGCACGCACTTCGGCTGCCCGGCGGACGAGGTGGTGTTCGCCGACGGGCGGGTGAGCGCTGGAAACCGGAGCCTGTCGTTCGGCGAGGCGGCGAAGCTGTCATGGCAACAGAGGGTCCAGCTCTCGGCCGCGGGCTTCTACAAGACGCCAAAGATCCATTTCGATCTGGCGACCTCCCAGGGCCGTCCCTTCTATTATTATACCTACGGCGCCGCTGCGGCCGAGGTGGCCGTGGACACCCTGACCGGCGCGGTGCGGGTGCTGCGGGCCGAGATCGTTCAGGATTGCGGGCGTTCGCTGAACCCGGCCATCGACCTTGGCCAGGTGGAAGGCGCCTTCGTGCAGGGGCTCGGCTGGCTCACCTGCGAAGAGCTGAGGTGGGACGAAAAGGGCCGCCTCGCCACCCGCGGCCCCTCCACCTACAAGATCCCCGGCTCGCGCGACGTGCCGCCGGATTTGCGTGTCCATCTCCTCGACCGGCCGAACCGGGAGGAGACGGTGCTGCGCTCCAAGGCCGTGGGCGAGCCGCCGCTCATGCTCGCCATTTCCATATGGCTGGCCATCCGCGACGCCGTCGCGAGCATTCCCGGGGAGGGACCCATCCGCCTCGATGCGCCGGCAACGGCGGAGCGGGTGCTGGATGCGGTGGCGACACGTCGGGCCGGCGCGTGATCCGATAACGGCGGGAGTGACGCTGCGCCGGTCCGCAATTCCCGTTGCCACCGGCGGCCCGCGTCGGATATGTCCCCATGGCCTGCGCGGGTGGGCGAGGGCGGGGCGCCTGGCTACGGCCGGCGAGACGGCGAAATGCAAAGGACGAAGCAGATGGCGCTTTCCGATCTGGTCCCCTCCCTCCGCGCCGCCCTTCTGCCGGCGCTGTTCCTGTCCGCCGCCGCGTTCGTTGCCCCGGCGGCCGCCCAGACGGCGGCGGCCCCCGCGTCCGAGACCCGCTCCACCCACGACGACTGGACGGTGCGCTGCAAGGGCGCGGGCGACAAGCGGGAGTGCGAGGCGGTGCAAACCCTTCAGCCTGCCGATGGCAAGGGCATCCTCGCCCATGTGGCGGTGCGGGCGGAGAAGGGCGGACTGGTGCGCCTGATCACCCAGGTGCCTCCCGGCGTGTGGTTGCCCGCCCACGTCACCCTGAAGGTCGCCGGCGTGCCGGATGTGGTCCTTACCTATAAGCGGTGCGGCCAGTATTGCATCGCCTCGACCGAGCTGAAGGCCGAGGAGATTACCGCGCTGAAGGCCAGTGCCGGCGTGGGCGATCTCATGTTCGAGGACGGCTCGCGCCATCCCATCATCCTGCCGCTCTCCTTCAAGGGCCTCGGCGTCGCGCTCGAGGCGAGCCTGAAGGGCTGACGGAGCCGACCGGCAAAGTCCTGCGCGGGTGGGATCTGCGGCGAGCAGCCTGAATCGGCCAGCCTGAAAGCGATGCTTGCCCTCAGATGCTTGCCCTCAATTGCCTGGCGGCACCGCCGCCGGGGATTGAGCCGCCGGGCCGGTGATGGTGTTGAGCGCCGGCTGGGCGTTCGCCGGGCCGCTCCGGCTCTTCACCGCCTCGATGAGGGACTGGGCCGCGCCCGAGCGCTCGATCAGGCTCAGCGGGTCGGCCATGATGCTCGGATTGTCCCACGGCCCGCGCACGGTGAAGGGCAGGTCCGTCGGTTCGCGCGGCGCGGCGCCCTGCGCGGTCCGGCCGGTGCTTCCCGTCGTTTCGCTGCCGCGTGCCGGCAGCAGCAGGGCCGCGTGCCCGCTCAGGTCGAGCGAGCGGCCGACGATGGAGACGTCGCCCTCGGCGGTCACGCGCATCTGCTTGCCCTCGATCCGCAGCTCTTCCACGGCACCGACGCCATTGGCGATGGCGATGCGGCCGGTGAGGTTCGAGAAGGCGGTCCGTCCTCCCCGCGCCTCGTTGACCGCTGAAAGCGGGCGGCGCTCGATGCGCTGGAGCATCTGCGCCACGTCCATGCCGGAGAGATAGCCATCGGCGCTGGTGAGGCTCGCCGTGCCCGAGAGGCTGCGCGCGATGTCGTGCACGCTGCGCCCGCGCCCCTGCACGTCGAACTGAAGCGCGCCCGTCCCCTCGACCCGCCGGACGCCGGCCAACTCGTCGAGGGCGCGGGCAAGATCGAGGTCGCTGGTTTCCGCCTCCAGGCGGACTTCGGCCCCGGTGGGGCCCGTCGTTCCGTCGTTGGCGGGGGCGAGGGTGAGGGACGCCTGAAGCAGGCCGCCCCAGCCCCGCGCCTCGCCGAGGGCGAGCACGAGGCGTCCGTCATTCAGCACGGCGCTCGCGGCGATGGTTTCGAACGCCGAGTGCTCCAGCCGCACCTGCCCCGCCGAGAGGCGCAGATCGAGGTCGAAGGCCCGCAGGAAATCGAGGTCGATGGCGCTGCGGTCCCACTCCCGTCCTTCCGCGGTGGTGAGCTGGATGGTGCCATAAGGAGCAAGATTCAGCCGTTCGGTGGCAAAGGTGCCCTGCACCACCGGGCGCGCACCGCCGAGCTTCACCAGCAGTCCGCCTTCAGCCCGGTTTCCATCGAGGTCGAGGGTCGCCTCGGTCAGCGAGATTCCGTCATCGTCCACGTTCAGGTGGGCGCCCAGGAGGAAGTCGCCGAAGCCGTTCCGCCCGGGCATGCTCATGTCGGCCCAGTCGAAGAGGTCGCGCAGGGAGTCTGCCTCGGCGGTGACCTTGCCGTCGAGGGCGAGCGCCGTTCCGGCCGAGGCCTCCCCGGTAAAGCGTGCCTTCGCGCCGTCGCGCGCGATGAGGAAGCGCGCGGTGGTGGGCGTGCCGGCGAGGAAGTCTGTCGCATCGTCCAGGATGAGGGTGGAAGCGATGCGTTCCTCGCGCCAGTCGAACTCCACGGACAGGGCTATGCCGCGCCCTTTCATGATCCGGTCGAGACTGGCGTCGATGTCGCTGACCAGCTCGCGGGTCAGGCCGCCCGCCGTCCGCCATGCGATGGTGCCGCCGACGATGCGCAGCTCCGGCCGGTCCTGCGCCGCGAGGGCGGGCGCTACCGCGAGGGCGGGCCTCAGGCCGTCGCCGGTGAGCACCAGGGTGGGACGCACGACGATCACGTCGGTCACGTCCACGCGGCCGGCGAGGAGGTGCCAGAGGTCCAGCCGCGCGTCCACATTCTCCGCGTCGAGGGACTGGCCGGCGGGCAGGGGAAAGGACACCTTGCCGAGATGGATCCGCGGCGACGGCAGGACGCTGAGCGACGGCTCGCCGAGAATCACCACCCGCTGGCCGGTGGACCCCGACAGCGCCTGGGCGGCGGCGCGGCGCAGCTCGTCACCGGAAATCAGCCGCGGCAAAGCGAGCGCCAGGACGAGCGCCACGACCACGGCACCGCCAACGGCTGAAAGAGCCACCACGCCTGCCCGGCGGGCATGTTTCCCGAGACGCACCATTTCGGCCCAGAAGTCTCCGATCGCGAGGGGCACCCGTGCCTCGAAGGGCAGGCGGGGCAGCGGCCCGAAGCCGGACCCGATCAAGTGGGCGCAAGATCCTTGGCGTCTGTGTCGCTTTGATGGCTGGGGGCGCCGGGCCGGAAGCGGCCCGGATTCAACGGCCTCGCGTGCTGCGCGGCGTGTCGGAGGAGGCGCGTATGGCCGATGCCGACATGCGCGCCAGGAGAATCACCGGGCCGAGCCCCACCAGCAGAATGACGAGCGCCGCGAGGGCGCCATCCTCGTAGGTGCCGCGCGCCGCCTCGCCGTAGACGTGGGTGGCCAACGTCTCGAGCCCGAGCGGGCGCAAGAGGAGGGTGGCGGGCAGCTCCTTCATGGCATCCACGAAGACCAGAAGAGCGGCGGTGGCAAGGGAGGGGCGCAGCAGCGGCAGCAGCACCCGGCGCACGGTGGAGGGCCGGTCGCAGCCAAGGCTGCGCGCCGCCATGTCGAGATGCGGGGAGAGCTTGGCGAACCCCGCTTCGATGCCGCCGACGGGAATGGCGAGGAAGCGGATGGCGAGCGCCGCGACCAATGCGGCGCCGGACCCGGAAAGCAGCAGGCCGCTGGAGAGGCCGAACGTCTGCCGCAGGGTCGCGTCGAGCATGTTGTCGAAGCCGGCGAGGGGGCTGAGCAGGCCGACAGCGAGCACGGTGCCGGGCACGGCATAGCCGAGGCTTGACAGCCGGGCGAAGGCGAAAGCGAGGGGGCGCCGGTCGAGCCTCTGCGCCAGCGTCACCACGAGGCCGAGGCCGAGGGCGAGGACGGTGGTGCACAAGGCGATGGTGGCCGTGGTGGCGGCCTCGCCGAAGATGCGCACCGGCAGGCCGGTCTCGCCCAGCCGCCGCACTGCGGAAACGGAGAGGTGCACGAACGGCACGATGAAGCCGGCCGTCACCGGGACGAGGCAGAAGAGGGTCGCGGCGAGGCCGGCGATTCCCTTCAGCGCGGTGGGGCTCTGGGGCCGGACGGAGCCGGTGGCGGTGAAGCGCCGGGACCGGCGCGCGGCCCGCTCCACCAGGATCAGCACCAGCACTAGGGTCAGCATGACCAGGGCGATCTGCGCGGCCCCCGGCAGGTTCGAGCGGTTCACCCAGGTGGCGTAGATGGACACGGTGAGTGTGCGCACGCCGAGGAATTCGGATGCGCCGATGTCGCCGAGCGTCTCCAGCAGCACCAGGGTCAGGCCGGCGACGATGGCCGGCCGGGCGAGGGGCAGGGCGACGCGAACGAAGGCGCGCGCGCGGCTCGCCCCGAGGGTGCGGGCGACCTCCAGCGCGGCGGCGGACTGGAGCGCGAAGCTGGCCCGCGCAGAGAGGTAGATGTACGGATAGAGCACCGCCGACAGAACGATGATGCACCCCCCGGTCGAGCGGATGTCCGGCAGGCGCAGGTCGCGCGGGCTGGCGATGCCGAGGAGCGCCCGCAGGGCCTCCTGCACCGGCCCCAGCGGATGCAGCACATCGAGATAGGAGAAGGCCACGATGTAGCCGGGCACGGCCAGGGGCAGCAGCAGCGCCCATTCCAGCACGCCACGGCCCGGAAAGCTGCAGGTTGCGACGAGGAAGGCGCACGGCACCGCGAAGGCGAGGGTGAGCAGGCCGACGCCGAGGAGCAGCGTGCCCGTCTGCATCAGGGCCGACGGCAGCACCGTGGCGATCAGGTGGGGCCACATGTCCCCGGAGCCTTCCGCGGCGATGCGCAGGAGGGCGAGAAGCGGCAGCAGGACGAACAGCGCCACGAGGCCGGAGGCCGCCACCCAAGGCGAAACCCTCCGGAACGCCGGCAGGCGCGCCCGGAGGGACATCTGGCTCGTGGTGGCGTCGGCCACGGGGCGCGTTGGGGTCAGTTGTCGAAGCCGACCTTGTCGATGAGCTCGCTGGCCCGCTTGCGGTTCTTGGCGATGTCCACCAGCGAGATGGGATCCACCTTGAGCTTGCCGAGCCCGGCGATGACGGGGTCGATGCTGGCCTCGGCGATCACGGGATATTCCATGTTCTCCCTGGCGTAGACCGCCTGCATGGCCGGGGACACCGCGAACTCGAGGAACGTGATGGCAGCGTCCTTGTGGGGTGCGTTCTTCGCCACGGCCGCGCCGGAGACGTTCACGTGAGTGCCGCCGCCGGCGAAGGTGGGCAGCAGCACGCCGATGCCGTCGCCCCACTTCTTCTGGTCCGGCCCGCCCTTGCCCGAGCGCATGAGGCCCACATAGTAGGAATTGCCGACGGCGAGGTCGCAGATGCCGCCGAGGATGTCGCGCGCGCCCTCGCGGTCGCCGCCGGCGGCCTTGCGCGCAAGGTTGGCCTTGAGGCCGCGCAGCCAGGCTTCCGTCTTCTCCTCGCCGTGATGGACGAGGAAGGCCGCGACGAGCCCCACATTGTAGGGGTGCTGCCCGGAGC
This window contains:
- the xdhB gene encoding xanthine dehydrogenase molybdopterin binding subunit is translated as MTRAVHVPARHESANAHVSGRAIYLDDMPEPPGLLHAALVLSPHAHARIVAIDLSAARALPGVVAVAAADVPGINDIAPIRAGEPALAEGEAEYVGHPVAAVAAPTLDAARAAAALVKVEYAPLPALLDLDAALAADARVGPDQMVARGDIAAALGAAPRRVTGEVRCGGQDHFYLEGQIAIAIPGEDRDMQVFSSTQHPTEAQHGVAHVLGLPFAAVTVEVRRMGGAFGGKESQATIIAAIAALLAHHAGKPVKLRLPRDVDMEATGKRHPFRIRWDVGFDGEGRIAGLDLELAADCGNVADLSPAVVSRALCHADNCYFIPAARYRGVLAKTHTVSNTAFRGFGAPQGMLAIEAVMESVARALGRPIEEVRAANYYGEAPRNVTPYGQEVEDNIIPDVVAHLDAVSDMDEWRRQVAAFNAASPVIRKGLATMPIKFGVSFNLTTLNQAGALVHVYTDGSVHLNHGGTEMGQGLFVKVAQVVADTFGIPLGHVRVSATNTAKVPNTSPTAASSGSDLNGMAALVAAKEIRGRMAGVVGTHFGCPADEVVFADGRVSAGNRSLSFGEAAKLSWQQRVQLSAAGFYKTPKIHFDLATSQGRPFYYYTYGAAAAEVAVDTLTGAVRVLRAEIVQDCGRSLNPAIDLGQVEGAFVQGLGWLTCEELRWDEKGRLATRGPSTYKIPGSRDVPPDLRVHLLDRPNREETVLRSKAVGEPPLMLAISIWLAIRDAVASIPGEGPIRLDAPATAERVLDAVATRRAGA
- a CDS encoding invasion associated locus B family protein, which codes for MALSDLVPSLRAALLPALFLSAAAFVAPAAAQTAAAPASETRSTHDDWTVRCKGAGDKRECEAVQTLQPADGKGILAHVAVRAEKGGLVRLITQVPPGVWLPAHVTLKVAGVPDVVLTYKRCGQYCIASTELKAEEITALKASAGVGDLMFEDGSRHPIILPLSFKGLGVALEASLKG
- the xdhA gene encoding xanthine dehydrogenase small subunit, which encodes MAVAFVLNGETVREEGVAPSTTVLDYLRVRRHLTGTKEGCAEGDCGACTIAIGRVEKGGVRWQAVNSCLMLLSQLDGALVKTVEGLARGDALHPVQRALAESDGTQCGFCTPGIVMSLYVLQQDAAARDGILDPEIHEALAGNLCRCTGYRPIVDAARALCAEPAPSEPPVPAPPRSARIVAGDEQHLFPETLSELVALRSAYPDAVLIAGATDLGLIPAKQRRGFPLAISTSRVPELKHMAEKDGALVLGAAVTYAEGLAPVEAVFPAFGGLIRRIGSRQIRAMGTFGGNLGTASPVGDTLPVLLALDAEVELAGAAGLRRMKVDDFLTGYRATALRPDEVIAALRLPRLPADEQLFAWKLSKRFDQDISTLLAAFRVRIESGRLVSLVAAFGGMAARAKRARALEEALVGQPWVAVPGGIEAALDVDFAPLSDHRASAAYRRAAAANLVRRLHLATTRADLPLELEAL